From Pseudomonadales bacterium:
TAAACTTTTAAAATTTAACCAGGGTATTAACTCTATGATTAAAATCAAGCGCGGTCTCGACCTAGCGCTTGAGGGTGCGCCAAAGCCTGCTCAGATTGAGCTGGCTAAGCGCGTTTCTCAAGTCGCTTTGGTAGGTTATGACTATGTTGGTATGAAGCCAACCATGCATGTCGCGGTCGGTGATAAAGTGGCGAAAGGTCAGTTGCTGTTTGAAGACAAAAAAACAGCTGGCGTTAAGTTTACTGCACCGGCAGCTGGCACAGTATCAGCAATTAACCGAGGTGCACAGCGGGTGTTTGAGTCGCTGGTGATTGACCTCGAAGGTGATGAAAAAGTCAGCTTCAACAGTTATGCGGCAGCCGATTTAGCCAATCTAGGCAAACAGGCTGTGCAGTCACAGCTGGTAGAGTCGGGCGCCTGGACTAGCCTGCGAACGCGTCCATACTCAAAAGTACCAGCACTTGACGTTGACTATGATGCAGTATTCATCAACGCCATGGATACCAATCCGCTCGCAGCAAACCCCCTCGATATTATTAACGCGGATGCAGAAAGCCAAGCTGCCTATGTTGCCGGGGTGGA
This genomic window contains:
- a CDS encoding NADH:ubiquinone reductase (Na(+)-transporting) subunit A is translated as MIKIKRGLDLALEGAPKPAQIELAKRVSQVALVGYDYVGMKPTMHVAVGDKVAKGQLLFEDKKTAGVKFTAPAAGTVSAINRGAQRVFESLVIDLEGDEKVSFNSYAAADLANLGKQAVQSQLVESGAWTSLRTRPYSKVPALDVDYDAVFINAMDTNPLAANPLDIINADAESQAAYVAGV